The following proteins are co-located in the Terriglobia bacterium genome:
- the atpG gene encoding ATP synthase F1 subunit gamma: protein MANIRDIRRRIRSAKNIQQITRAMKFVSAARLRKAQERVIAARPYARQMLAVLNSLATRVPEQKHPLLAHREGNRIELVVITADKGLCGAYNTNIVKHAVEFIVERSDAAVDLNILGRRGRDFFRRRPYSVRHEAINVLQKPSFADAAAIGRDIIEEFVQEKKDQVWLLYNEFKSVVQQRVVVELLLPIRKLEGLEEAHPVEYLYDEPPEKIFKNLLPRHVESQVFRALLEAAASEQGARMTAMDAATKNASEMIDSLTLHANKVRQAGITKELIEVVSGAATAGS, encoded by the coding sequence ATGGCCAACATTCGGGACATCCGGCGCCGCATCCGGAGCGCCAAGAACATCCAGCAGATCACGCGCGCGATGAAGTTCGTCTCCGCGGCCCGGCTGCGGAAGGCCCAGGAACGCGTGATCGCCGCGCGGCCCTATGCGCGGCAGATGCTGGCGGTGCTCAACAGCCTGGCGACGCGAGTGCCTGAGCAGAAACACCCCCTGCTCGCACACCGCGAGGGCAACAGAATCGAGCTCGTCGTAATCACAGCCGACAAGGGGCTCTGCGGCGCCTACAACACGAACATCGTCAAGCATGCAGTCGAGTTCATCGTCGAACGCTCCGATGCCGCCGTGGATCTTAACATCCTGGGCAGGCGCGGCCGGGATTTCTTCCGGCGCCGCCCCTATTCGGTGCGTCACGAAGCGATCAACGTGCTCCAGAAGCCGAGCTTCGCCGATGCCGCCGCCATTGGTCGGGACATCATCGAGGAGTTCGTTCAGGAGAAAAAGGACCAGGTCTGGCTTCTATACAACGAATTCAAGTCGGTAGTACAGCAGCGCGTGGTGGTGGAACTTCTCCTGCCGATCAGGAAACTCGAGGGTCTGGAGGAGGCTCATCCCGTGGAATACCTGTACGATGAACCTCCCGAGAAAATCTTCAAGAACCTGCTGCCGCGTCACGTGGAGTCGCAGGTTTTTCGCGCCCTGCTGGAAGCGGCTGCCTCGGAGCAGGGGGCACGCATGACCGCGATGGATGCGGCCACCAAGAACGCCTCCGAGATGATCGACAGCCTGACACTGCATGCCAACAAGGTGCGCCAGGCCGGCATCACCAAGGAGTTGATTGAAGTCGTCAGCGGCGCGGCCACCGCTGGATCCTGA